In Seriola aureovittata isolate HTS-2021-v1 ecotype China chromosome 24, ASM2101889v1, whole genome shotgun sequence, the following proteins share a genomic window:
- the LOC130165492 gene encoding frizzled-7-A-like, with the protein MAVGRGRRGVWVTGCSLVFALLLQSCSSQYERGVSLPEHGFCQPVSIPLCTDIAYNQTIMPNLLGHTNQEDAGLEVHQFYPLVKVQCSVDLKFFLCSMYAPVCTVLEQAIPPCRSLCERARQGCEALMNKFGFQWPERLRCENFPVHGSGDICVGQNTTDVDRSVSGPTPGSPELVTLPPYVRPHQPFSCPLQLQVPTYLSYQFLGVKDCGAPCEVSKPNGLMYFREEELKFGRLWVGVWSVLCCVSTLFTVLTYLVDMRRFRYPERPIIFLSGCYFMVALAYTTGFLLEDKVVCIDKLKVDGYKMVAQGTKKEGCTILFMILYFFGMASSVWWVILSLTWFLSAGMKWGHEALEANSQYFHLVAWAVPAVKTITILATGQVDGDLLTGVCYVGIYSVDALRGFVLAPLFVYLFIGTSFLLAGFVSLFRIRTIMKHDGTKTEKLEKLMVRIGVFSVLYTVPATIVIACYFYEQAFRPRWERTWHMQTCKRFAVPCPDGNFAPVTPDFTVFMIKYLMTMIVGITSGFWIWSGKTLQSWRRFYKRLSNSNQEETTV; encoded by the coding sequence ATGGCGGTGGGGAGAGGCCGGCGGGGGGTGTGGGTGACGGGCTGCTCTCTGGTCTTTGCGCTCCTCCTCCAGTCCTGCAGCAGTCAGTATGAGAGGGGGGTTTCCCTCCCAGAGCACGGCTTCTGTCAGCCGGTCTCCATCCCGCTCTGCACCGACATCGCCTACAACCAGACCATCATGCCCAACCTGCTGGGACACACCAACCAGGAGGACGCTGGGCTGGAAGTCCACCAGTTCTACCCACTGGTGAAAGTCCAGTGCTCCGTGGACCTGAAGTTCTTCCTGTGCTCCATGTACGCTCCGGTCTGCACGGTTCTGGAGCAGGCCATCCCGCCATGCCGGTCACTGTGTGAACGGGCACGCCAGGGCTGCGAGGCGCTCATGAATAAATTTGGCTTCCAGTGGCCGGAGAGGCTGCGTTGCGAGAACTTCCCGGTCCATGGATCAGGAGATATCTGCGTGGGTCAGAACACAACCGACGTCGACAGATCCGTGTCCGGCCCGACCCCCGGCTCGCCTGAGCTCGTGACCCTGCCGCCGTATGTCCGGCCCCACCAGCCCTTCTCCTGCCCCCTGCAGCTCCAGGTGCCCACCTACCTCAGCTACCAGTTCTTGGGGGTGAAGGACTGCGGCGCCCCCTGCGAGGTCTCCAAGCCCAATGGACTGATGTATTTCCGTGAGGAGGAGTTAAAGTTCGGTCGGCTCTGGGTCGGCGTCTGGTCCGTCCTGTGCTGTGTGAGCACCCTCTTCACTGTGCTCACGTATCTGGTGGACATGAGGCGGTTTCGGTACCCGGAGAGACCGATCATCTTCCTGTCCGGCTGCTACTTCATGGTGGCGCTGGCCTACACCACGGGCTTCCTGTTGGAGGACAAAGTCGTGTGTATCGATAAGTTGAAGGTGGACGGCTACAAGATGGTGGCCCAGGGCACCAAGAAAGAAGGCTGCACCATTCTGTTCATGATCCTCTACTTCTTCGGCATGGCCAGCTCCGTCTGGTGGGTGATCCTGTCCCTCACCTGGTTCCTGTCAGCCGGGATGAAATGGGGTCACGAGGCCCTTGAGGCCAACTCGCAGTACTTCCACCTGGTGGCCTGGGCAGTTCCGGCGGTGAAAACCATCACCATCCTGGCGACGGGGCAGGTGGACGGAGACCTGCTCACTGGTGTCTGCTACGTGGGAATCTACAGCGTGGACGCCCTGCGGGGCTTCGTGCTGGCGCCGCTGTTCGTCTACCTCTTCATCGGCACCTCCTTCCTGCTGGCGGGCTTCGTGTCGCTCTTTCGTATCCGCACCATCATGAAGCACGACGGCACCAAGACGGAGAAGCTGGAGAAGTTGATGGTGCGGATTGGCGTATTCAGCGTGCTGTACACTGTGCCCGCCACCATCGTCATCGCCTGCTACTTCTACGAGCAGGCGTTCCGGCCGCGGTGGGAGAGGACGTGGCACATGCAGACGTGCAAGCGATTTGCCGTGCCGTGCCCCGATGGAAACTTCGCACCGGTGACGCCGGACTTCACCGTGTTCATGATCAAGTACCTGATGACCATGATAGTGGGGATCACGTCTGGCTTCTGGATCTGGTCGGGCAAGACGCTGCAGTCGTGGCGCCGGTTTTACAAGAGACTGAGCAACAGCAACCAGGAAGAGACGACGGTGTAG